From one Suricata suricatta isolate VVHF042 chromosome 8, meerkat_22Aug2017_6uvM2_HiC, whole genome shotgun sequence genomic stretch:
- the LOC115299931 gene encoding zinc finger and SCAN domain-containing protein 21-like isoform X1, which produces MLFVSQLGKVGLRGSENFPEAEKLPTQYPQLHTVGRPEDRGRSKAHHGLKPWSYGAPPRPRETPCTLLSLSPPTSGGAPLPVPAAGYKALRWESDTSLFQSPRMETEGYLETQREREAQNDEMRSPSNEMLAEESEVVLGAAPQAQVPRESSGPPAESLEGDSVEDLQALPRRSPRSAAASRQRFRKFRYEDASGPREVLRHLQELAGEWLRPDIHTKEQIVEMLVQEQFQAVLPEELRARAQRCQPGVRITG; this is translated from the exons ATGCTTTTCGTTTCGCAGCTGGGCAAAGTGGGGCTCAGAGGATCAGAGAACTTCCCCGAAGCCGAGAAGCTGCCCACGCAGTACCCACAGCTCCACACGGTAGGAAGGCCTGAGGACCGAGGAAGGTCCAAAGCCCATCACGGGTTAAAACCATGGAGCTACGGAGCACCACCGAGGCCTAGAGAGACCCCTTGTACCCTATTGTCCCTTTCACCTCCAACTTCCGGCGGTGCGCCACTTCCGGTTCCGGCGGCGGGCTACAAAGCTCTGCGCTGG gAGTCTGACACCTCCCTTTTCCAGAGTCCCAGAATGGAGACTGAAGGGTACctagagacacaaagagagagagaagcacagaatgaTGAAATGAGGTCACCATCAAATGAGATGCTGGCTGAGGAGTCAGAAGTTGTCCTCGGAGCAGCTCCCCAGGCCCAGGTTCCAAGAGAGTCTTCCGGGCCTCCGGCAGAGAGCCTCGAAGGAGACTCTGTCGAAGACCTCCAGGCCCTGCCACGAAGGAGCCCTCGCAGCGCCGCAGCCTCCAGACAGAGGTTCAGGAAGTTCCGCTACGAGGATGCATCTGGGCCCCGGGAGGTGCTCCGACACCTCCAGGAGCTGGCCGGAGAGTGGCTGAGACCCGATATTCACACAAAGGAGCAGATCGTGGAGATGCTGGTGCAGGAGCAGTTCCAGGCCGTCCTGCCCGAGGAGCTCCGCGCTCGGGCCCAGAGGTGTCAGCCCGGGGTCAGGATCACTGGCTGA
- the LOC115299931 gene encoding SCAN domain-containing protein 1-like isoform X2, whose protein sequence is METEGYLETQREREAQNDEMRSPSNEMLAEESEVVLGAAPQAQVPRESSGPPAESLEGDSVEDLQALPRRSPRSAAASRQRFRKFRYEDASGPREVLRHLQELAGEWLRPDIHTKEQIVEMLVQEQFQAVLPEELRARAQRCQPGVRITG, encoded by the coding sequence ATGGAGACTGAAGGGTACctagagacacaaagagagagagaagcacagaatgaTGAAATGAGGTCACCATCAAATGAGATGCTGGCTGAGGAGTCAGAAGTTGTCCTCGGAGCAGCTCCCCAGGCCCAGGTTCCAAGAGAGTCTTCCGGGCCTCCGGCAGAGAGCCTCGAAGGAGACTCTGTCGAAGACCTCCAGGCCCTGCCACGAAGGAGCCCTCGCAGCGCCGCAGCCTCCAGACAGAGGTTCAGGAAGTTCCGCTACGAGGATGCATCTGGGCCCCGGGAGGTGCTCCGACACCTCCAGGAGCTGGCCGGAGAGTGGCTGAGACCCGATATTCACACAAAGGAGCAGATCGTGGAGATGCTGGTGCAGGAGCAGTTCCAGGCCGTCCTGCCCGAGGAGCTCCGCGCTCGGGCCCAGAGGTGTCAGCCCGGGGTCAGGATCACTGGCTGA
- the CELA3B gene encoding chymotrypsin-like elastase family member 3B isoform X1 yields the protein MMLRLLSSLLLVALASGCGQPSYHPSSRVVNGEDAVPYSWPWQVSLQYKKDGAFHHTCGGSLIAPDWVMTAGHCVSSSLTYQVVLGEYNRAKDEGSEQVIPVNAEDLFVHPLWNPNCVACGNDIALIKLSRSAQLGDAVQLACLPPAGDILPNGEPCYISGWGRLYTGGPLPDKLQQALLPVVDYDHCSQRDWWGSSVKKTMVCAGGDIHSGCNGDSGGPLNCPTADGSWQVHGVTSFVSAFGCNTLKKPTVFTRVSAFNDWIEEVMSSH from the exons ATGATGCTCCGGCTGCTGAGTTCCCTCCTACTTGTGGCCCTTG CCTCGGGCTGTGGCCAACCTTCCTACCACCCCTCCTCCCGTGTCGTCAATGGTGAGGACGCAGTCCCCTACAGCTGGCCCTGGCAG GTCTCCCTACAATACAAGAAGGATGGAGCCTTCCACCACACGTGTGGTGGCAGCCTTATCGCCCCCGACTGGGTCATGACTGCGGGCCACTGTGTCTC GAGCTCCTTGACCTACCAGGTTGTGTTGGGTGAGTATAACCGGGCCAAGGATGAGGGCTCTGAACAGGTGATCCCCGTCAATGCTGAGGACCTCTTCGTGCACCCGCTCTGGAACCCCAACTGTGTAGCCTGTGG caaCGACATCGCTCTCATCAAGCTGTCACGCAGTGCCCAGCTGGGAGACGCGGTCCAGCTCGCCTGCCTTCCTCCCGCTGGTGACATCCTGCCCAACGGGGAGCCCTGCTACATCAGCGGCTGGGGCCGCCTCTACA CTGGTGGGCCCCTCCCAGACAAGCTGCAGCAGGCGCTGCTGCCCGTGGTCGACTACGACCACTGCTCCCAGAGGGACTGGTGGGGCAGCTCCGTGAAGAAGACCATGGTGTGCGCCGGTGGGGACATCCACTCGGGGTGCAAT GGTGACTCTGGAGGACCCCTTAACTGCCCCACAGCAGATGGCTCCTGGCAGGTCCATGGCGTGACCAGCTTCGTTTCTGCCTTCGGCTGCAACACCCTCAAGAAGCCCACGGTGTTCACACGAGTCTCGGCCTTCAATGACTGGATCGAGGAG GTCATGTCGAGCCACTAG
- the CELA3B gene encoding chymotrypsin-like elastase family member 3B isoform X2: MMLRLLSSLLLVALASGCGQPSYHPSSRVVNGEDAVPYSWPWQVSLQYKKDGAFHHTCGGSLIAPDWVMTAGHCVSNDIALIKLSRSAQLGDAVQLACLPPAGDILPNGEPCYISGWGRLYTGGPLPDKLQQALLPVVDYDHCSQRDWWGSSVKKTMVCAGGDIHSGCNGDSGGPLNCPTADGSWQVHGVTSFVSAFGCNTLKKPTVFTRVSAFNDWIEEVMSSH, encoded by the exons ATGATGCTCCGGCTGCTGAGTTCCCTCCTACTTGTGGCCCTTG CCTCGGGCTGTGGCCAACCTTCCTACCACCCCTCCTCCCGTGTCGTCAATGGTGAGGACGCAGTCCCCTACAGCTGGCCCTGGCAG GTCTCCCTACAATACAAGAAGGATGGAGCCTTCCACCACACGTGTGGTGGCAGCCTTATCGCCCCCGACTGGGTCATGACTGCGGGCCACTGTGTCTC caaCGACATCGCTCTCATCAAGCTGTCACGCAGTGCCCAGCTGGGAGACGCGGTCCAGCTCGCCTGCCTTCCTCCCGCTGGTGACATCCTGCCCAACGGGGAGCCCTGCTACATCAGCGGCTGGGGCCGCCTCTACA CTGGTGGGCCCCTCCCAGACAAGCTGCAGCAGGCGCTGCTGCCCGTGGTCGACTACGACCACTGCTCCCAGAGGGACTGGTGGGGCAGCTCCGTGAAGAAGACCATGGTGTGCGCCGGTGGGGACATCCACTCGGGGTGCAAT GGTGACTCTGGAGGACCCCTTAACTGCCCCACAGCAGATGGCTCCTGGCAGGTCCATGGCGTGACCAGCTTCGTTTCTGCCTTCGGCTGCAACACCCTCAAGAAGCCCACGGTGTTCACACGAGTCTCGGCCTTCAATGACTGGATCGAGGAG GTCATGTCGAGCCACTAG